The genomic region ATCGTCGTACCGTTCAGCGGCTCAGGGGGGCGCAATGGCACACGTACTGGTCATCGGCGGAGGTGTCGGAGGGGCGGCCACCGCCCTGCTCGCGGCGCGGCAAGGACACACGGCGGAGCTGTTCGAGCGCGACACGCGGGCCCCGGGTACCGCGCTCGATCGCGATTTCTTCGGCTGGCGGCGGCCGACCGTACCGCAGGCGACGCAGCCGCATGCCCTGCTGGGCGCGGCGCGGGGCGTCCTGCGGGACGAACTGCCAGACGTCCACCAGGAGATGCTCCGGCTCGGCGCCCGCGAGCGGCACGAGCTGGACTGGTTCGACGTACGGCCGCCCGCGCGACCCGGCGACGAGGACCTCGTCATGCTCCAGGCCCGGCGCATCGTCCTGGAGAGCGCGCTGGCCACCGCCCTGCGCGCCGAACCGGGCGTCGTCGCGCGGTACGGGGAGCCGGTCACCGGGCTGCTCACGGAGCCCGGGGTCCGGGTGACGGGAGTGATCACGGAGGCCGGGAGTTACGAGGGGGACCTCGTCGTGGACGCGGGCGGCCGGCGCGGAGGCGTCGAGCGCTGGCTGACCGCGGCGGGGTGCCGCCCGCCGGTCGTGGAACGGCACCGCACGGGTCTCGCGTACTTCTGCCGCTGGTACCGGCTGCCCGAGGGCATGGACGAGGGGCCGCGCCGGCCCTGGGCGGTGACGGGCGGCGCCTTCGCCGGGTGCGCGGTCTTCCCGGCCGACAACCGGCTCTTCGCCGTGACGCTGTTCGTGCACACCGCGGACACCACGCGTTCGGCGCTGCGCGACACCGCCGTCTTCGAGGCCGCCGCCCGTTCCTTCCCGCCCGGCGCGGCCTGGCTGGCACTGGGCGCCGAGCCGCTGTCGGAGGTACTGGCCACCGCGAGCCTGGACAACCGGTGGAGCGCGCTCGCCGACGAGCGCGGGCCGGTGGTGAGCGGGCTGGTGCCCGTCGGGGACGCGATCACGCACACCAACCCCACGCTCGGACAGGGCACCTCGCTGGCGCTGTGGGCCGCGCGCAGGGTGGCCCGTACGGCGCACCGGGACCCGGGATCCGAGGCGTTCGCCGAGGGCCACCACGCCTGGGCGGTGCGCACCCTGAAGCCGTGGTTCGACTTCCAGGTCGTCGCCGACGAGGCCATCGGGGAGCGGTTCGCGACCCGGGCCGTGCGTGCGGGGACGGCACGGGACGTGGCCGCGCTGTTCGAATGCGCGCTGGAGGATCCGGAGGTGATGCGGGCGCGGGCCAGGGTCCGGCACCTGGCCGAGCCGCCGGAGCGGGCGTACGCGGATCCGGCGGTCCGGGAGCGGGTGGCGCGCTGGCTGGCCGCGCGGCCGGAGTACGCGCCGAACGCGGTGGGGCCGGACCGGGCGGAGTGGGAGAAGCTGACCTCGGGGTGAGGGGGGCGGGGCGGGGCGGTCAGCCGGTCAGCCGGCCGGCGGGGGGCCGAGCACCTCGGCGAGGTCGTAGCGGACCACTTCCTCCAACTGGGCGTAGGTGCAGCTCTCCGGCGCCCGGTCGGGCCGCCAGCGGGCGAACTGGGCCGTGTGCCGGAACCGGTCGCCCTCCATGTGGTCGTACTTCACCTCGATGACCCGCTCGGGGCGCAGCGGTACCCAGGACAGGTCCTTCTTCCCGGTCCAGCGGCTCGTCGCGCCGGGCAGCCGGGCGCTCTCGTGGGCGGACTCCTCGGCCCAGGCGGCCCACGGGTGGCCCCCGGGGTCCGGCATGCGCAGCGGTTCGAGCTCCTCGACGAGCTCGGCCCGGCGCTTCATGGGGAAGGCGGCGCACACGCCGACGTGCTGGAGGGCGCCGTGGCCGTCGTAGAGGCCGAGCAGCAGCGATCCGATGATCGGACCGCTCTTGTGGAAACGGAAACCCGCGAGGACCACGTCGGCCGTACGCTCGTGTTTGATCTTGTACATGAGGCGCGCGTCGGGCCGGTAGGGGAGATCGAGGGGCTTGGCGATGACCCCGTCGAGCCCGGCGCCCTCGAATCGCTCGAACCACTCCTGCGCGAGGGCGGGGTCGGTGGTCGCGGGCGCGAGGTGAACGGGGGGCCGGGCGGTGGAGAGGGACCGGGCGAGGGCGTGGCGGCGGTCGGTGAGCGGGGTGTCGAGGAGCGCCTCGTCGCCGAGGGCGAGCAGATCGAAGGCGACGAAGCTGGCGGGGGTCGTTTCGGCGAGCAGTTTCACGCGCGAAGCAGCGGGGTGGATCCGTTCGGTCAGCCGGTCGAAGTCGAGGCGCCCGCCATGAACGATCACGATCTCGCCGTCCATGACGCAGCGCGGGGGCAGGTTCTCCTTCAGGGCCGCCGCCAGTTCGGGAAAGTACCGGGTCAGGGACTTGCCCGTGCGGCTGCCGATCTCGATCTCGTCGCCGTCGCGGTGCACGATGGCGCGGAAGCCGTCCCACTTGGCCTCGTACTGCATGCCCGGCGGGATCCTGGCCACGGACTTGGCGAGCATCGGCTTCACGGGCGGCATCACCGGCAGATCCATGTCTCCGATTCTGCGGTGGTGCGTCCGGCCCCGCCCGGTGTGCGGGTCCGGCCGGGCCCGCCTACCGTGGCGCACATGGGTGCTGCAGGTAATGCGATCGAGCTCGACGCGGGCGGGCGGACGGTGCGCCTGTCCAGCCCGGACAAGGTCTACTTCCCGGAGCGCGGCCTCACCAAGCGGGACGTGGCCGAGTACTACCTGGCGGTCGCGGACGGCATCACGCGGGCCCTGCGCAACCGGCCGACGACGCTGGAGCGGTACCCGGACGGGGTGGGGGGCGAGTCCTTCTTCCAGAAGCGGGCGCCGAAGAACCTTCCCGACTGGATCCCGACCGCCCACATCGCCTTCCCGAGCGGCCGCAGCGCGGACGAGATCTGCCCGACCGAGCCGGCCGCCGTGCTGTGGGCCGCCAACCTGGGCTGCCTCACCTTCCACCCCTGGCCCGTACGGCGCGAGGACACCGACCGGCCCGACGAGCTGCGCATCGACCTCGATCCGCAGCCGGGCACCGACTACCACCACGCGGTGGCCGCCGCGCACGAGCTGCGCGCCCTGCTGGAGGAGCTGGGACTGCGGGGCTGGCCGAAGACCTCGGGCGGCCGCGGCCTGCACGTCTTCGTCCCGATCGCGCCGCGCTGGACCTTCACCGAGGTCCGCAGGTGCGCCATCGCCCTCGGCCGGGAACTGGAGCGCCGCATGCCGGGCAAGGTCACGACGGCCTGGTGGAAGGAGGAGCGGGGCGAGCGGATCTTCGTCGACTACAACCAGACGGCGCGCGACCGCACGATCGCCTCCGCCTACTCCGTCCGCCCCCGCCCGCACGCCCCGGTGTCGGCGCCGCTGCGCTGGGAGGAGGTGGACGACGCGGAGCCGCGCGACTTCGACATCGTGACCATGCCGGCCCGCTTCGCCGAACTGGGCGACCTGCACGCCGAGATGGACGACCACGCCTTCACGCTGGACGCCGTACTCGAACTCGCCGCCCGCGACGAGCACGAGCACGGCCTGGGGGACATGCCCTACCCTCCGGACTACCCGAAGATGCCGGGGGAACCGAAGCGGGTCCAGCCGAGCCGGGCGAAGCGAGAGGACTGAACCGGGCGGGGCGCGTCAGCCGGGATTCGGGGCGGTCGGCTTGTGTCCGGGGTACACGTGGTCCGGACTGACGATGCTGGTGATCGCCTCGCCGAACAGGGTGCTGGGCTCCTGGCCGTCGTGCGGGACGTCGGTGTTGAGGAGGACCACCATGGTCGCCTGGGCCTCCGGCAGATAGACGGTCAGCGTCTCGTACCCGGGCAGTGAGCCGTTGTGGCCGATCCAGCCCTGGATGTTGAAGATGCCGAGCCCGTAACCGGCGCCGGGAATGCCGACCGAGGTGGTCTTCAGCCGCTCGGCCTGGGTCGCGGGCGTCAGCAGCGTGCCGGTGGCGAGGGTCCGTGCCCAACTGCGCAGGTCCTGGAGGTCGGAGATCATCGCTCCGGCGGCCCAGGCCCAGGTCGGGTCCCAGTTGGTCGCGTTCACGATCTTGCCCGAGTCCGACTGGTCGGTGTAACCCTGCGCGTGCGGCAGGGGGAACTCGGCCCCGACCGGGAAGAGCGTGTGGCGCAGACCGGCCGGCTGCAGGACGTCCCGTCCGATCACCTCGCGGAGCGGCCGACCGGTGATCTTCTCGACCACCAGACCGAGCAGGATCAGGTTGGTGTTGGAGTACTGCCACTTCGCGCCCGGTGCGAACTGCACGGGGTGCGCGAAGGAGTAGCCGAGCAACTGCTGTGGTGTGAAGGGCTTGTCGGGGTTGGCTTCGAACGCCTTGATGAAGCCGTTGTCATCGGTGTAATTGAACAGTCCGCTGCGCATGCCGGCGAGTTGGCGCAGGGTGATGCGGTCCCCGTTCGGAACTCCGGCGATGTACTTGCCGATGGGGTCGTCCAGGCCGACCTTGCCCTGGTCGACCAGTTGGAGGAGGGCGGTCACGGTGAACGTCTTCGTCTCACTGCCGATGCGAATGCGGAAATCGCTCTGCATGGGAGCGCCGGTCGCCTTGTCCGCGACCCCGAAGTTCCTCACGTAACTGCCCTTGCCGGGGGCCCACAGCCCCACGGTGACGCCCGGCACATGGGCCTCGCGCAGGACCTGGAGGATGGCGGCGTCCAGCTGGGCCGCGACGGCCGGAGTGAGCTGCTTGAACTCCGTGTCGCCGTCCGGGGAGGGGGTGGGGGAGGCGGCGGCGGGGGCGAACCACCCCTGGGCGGGCGCTCCGTAGGCGGAGCCAGCGACGGCCGGGGCGATGAGCAGACCTGCGGCGGCGGTGGCCACGCAGGCCCGGCGAAGCCGTATGTACGTCGACCTCACGGCATGCCTCCTGTTGTTCCTGTCGTACGAGGATCAAGGAAAGCGGTGGGACAAGCGTAGGTCCGCGTCATCAGGGGCGCGATCAGGGATCAAAACAACACGAACGATCGTGCCAATTTCTCTGCACCGCTGGGCGGCGACGGCGACCGTTCGCGGCGACGGTGGGGGCGGCCGGCACGTCCTGGTCGCGGCCTCGGCCGGCGGCGCAGCCCGGCCGGGTCAGGAAGGGGAGTTGAAGACGGGCGGCCGGTCCGGGAGCTCCTCCGGAGCGGCCGCCACCGCCCGGAGCCGGTCGAGGATGCCGCGGCCGGCGCGCTCGTACGCCGCCGGGTCCTCGTGCAGGACGGAGTGCGCGTTGGCCAGCTCCATCAGGGCGATCACCTCGAAGGCGAGCTGGGGAACGTCCGCGGGGTCGAACCCGTCCCGGAGCCCGCCCGCCAGCCGGGCCTCTTCGAGGACCCGCTCGACGTAACGCGTCCAGTCGGAGCGCACCTTGGCGATCTCGTCGCGTACGGGGCCGGGGCGGGCGTCGAACTCCGCGGAGGCTCCGCAGAAGAAGCATCCGCCGGGGAAGACGCGGCGCCCGGAGTAGCCGAGCCACAGCTCGCACACCCGCCACACCTTGGCGAGCCCTGCGGGGTCCTCGCGCACGGGCCGGACGACCTGCTCGACGAACACGTCCACGGCGGCGCGGACGGTCGCGAGCTGAAGGTCCTCCTTGGAGCCGAAGAGAGCGAACACGCCGCTCTTGCTCAGGCCGAGGTCCGCGGCGATCTTCCCCAGGGACAGGCCTTCGAGGCCGTCCACGGAGGCGATGCCCACCGTCCGGTCGAGAACCGTCCGTCGCGTCCGGTTGCCGCGTTCCACGCGTCCGTCTGCCATCTCCCCATCTTATCGAACGGACGGTCGTTCACTCTGTGGAGCGGGCGCCGGGCCGCTGTCAGTGGCGGGTGCCATGCTCGGAAGAGAGAGGACATGGATCGGACAGGACGGGACAGCGGAAGGGGTGCGGACCATGCTCACCACGGACTACAAGGACGGCTCCCCGAACTGGGTGGACCTCGGTACGCCGGACGTCGCCGCCGCAGCGGAGTTCTACGCGGGACTGTTCGGCTGGGACTTCCAGGCTGGTGGCGAGGAGGTCGGTGGATACGGGATGTTCCACCTCGGCGGCAAGACGGTCGCGGGCGGCATGACGGTCCCGGCGGACCAGGGCCCGTGCGCCTGGCAGGTGTACTTCCAGACCTCCGACGCGGACGCGACGGCGGCGGCCGTGGTCAAGGCGGGCGGTTCGGTGACCTTCGAGCCGATGGATGTCCTGGACTTCGGCCGGATGGCGATATTCGCCGATCCGGAGGGAGTGGGCTTCGGGGTGTGGCAGCCCAGGAAGAACAGCGGCCTGGGCGCGGTGACGGAGGTGGGCTCCCTGTGCTGGACGGAGCTGTACACGGGCGACGTGGCCCGGGCGGCCGAGTTCTACCACGGGGTGCTCGGCTGGGAGATCGGCGAGACGTTCGAGGGCGGTTCGTACACGATGGCCAAGCCGGCCGGCACGACGGAGCAGGCCTCCTTCGGCGGTCTGGTCCCGATCTCGTCGGATCCGGTGGAGGACGCCGAACGGCCCTACTGGACGCCGTACTTCGAGGTGGCCGATTGTGATGCGACGGCGGCGAAGGCGGAGGAGTCGGGCGGCAAGGTCCGCCTCACCCCGGAGTTGATGGAGGGGGTCGGCCGTTTCGCCAAGCTGCAGGATCCCTTCGGGGCGCGATTCGCGGTCATAGCCAGCGTGCCGACGGTGGGCGGATGACAGGGTGTTGATCGCCCGTTGATCGGACGTCCATCGGCGGCGGCCAGTATCACCGGCATGTCGATGAACACCACCACCACCACTGCAACTGCTTGGTACGACCTCGCCCTGTGCGCCCAGACGGGCCCGGGCTTCTTCTTCCCCGAGCCCGGCTCTTCGCTGCGCGACGCGAAGCGGCTGTGCGGGGCGTGCGAGGGGCGGGCGGCGTGCCTGGAGTACGCCCTGGCCAATGACGAACGCTTCGGCGTCTGGGGCGGCCTCTCCGAGTCCGAACGCCACGCCCTGCGCTCGCGCCGCAGCTGATCAGGTCCGCGTACCCTTGCCGCTGCGCCGCACCAGCCCCACCCGCAGGGCGAGCTCGAACCCCTCACCGCCGCACTCCTCACGACGCGGCGTGTGGGGTACGACCCGCACGGGGTAGTGCCCTCCGACGGGCGACACGACCCCACCGAAGCGGGGATCCCCGGCGAACCAGATCCGGTCGGGGCGGTTGTTCTCCAGTTCCGCCACGGGGAACGGGATGGTGCGGAAGGTGCCCGTGAGGTCATCCCCGAATGTGATGGCGATGGTGGCGGGGCTTCCTGTTGCCCTCCGCGGGAACCGGCAGGGCAGCTGCCGCCATGGATATGCCTGAAGAATGTCGGCGACGCGGTGTCGCCGAAAGTAGGTGATCACGACCCAGGGCAGGAAGGGTGCCACGAGCACGGTGATCAGTGCGAACCCGGTTGTGGCATGAGGTACATGGCCGACGCAGCCGAGGGCGACCACGGGAGGAACGCCGAGGCTCAGCACCCAGACCGCGCGGCGGACGGCCAAACGCTTGTAGCCGAGAGCGGTCGGAGCGTGGTCCCACGCCACCTTGGTGAGTGCGAGCGTCACAGGAGCACCTCCAGGATGCGCGATGCCCGGGGCGCGGGAGGCGGGCTGGGATCGGGGTCGGTGAAGCTGAGGGTGAGCGCGATCGCTTCGAGGATCTCGGTGTACGCGCCATGGTGCTGGGTTGCCGCGCTGGTGACGTCGAGAACCAGCACGTGCAGGCCTCCTGGGTGGCTCGTGGCGATCCGTGCCTGGAATACGTGCTGCTGCGCGCGCGGCACGTTGATGGTCCCCGCGACGAGATAACACGGAAGCGATGACGGCAGGTCGATGAACCGGCGCGCGGAAGCAGCCCACGCGGCGGAGCGGGCGATACCAAGGGCGGTTCGTGCAGCGGCTACCCGTGGATTGGGCTCGTCAGTGGGCCGGATGCTCAGAGAGAAGAGCGACGTGCAGACCCCGACCGGTTCGTCCGGATGCAAGCCGATCGCGGTGTGCACGACGCCGAGCCCGGCCAGTTCGTCGAGGCCGTCCACCAGTTGAGCCAGTTCCTGCCGGGCATCCGGGCTGCCCAGCGCGTGAGCGACGGCGTCCAGGGACGCCCGGTCCTCGGGACCGATGTCGTGGAAGCCTGGGGGCAGCCGAAACCACACCGGCGGCAGGGCGGTCTCGTGCATCACGGCCTCACCACCGTCCAGAATTGGCGTGATTTCGCCACTGTGGAAGGGGCGTCGTCCAGGACGCCCCGCACGCCGTCGGCCGCGGTCGATCCGTGCTCGACCGCATCGCTGTCACTGGCGTAGTCAAGGACTGCTGTTGTCGCACCCGCTCCTGCCACGGCTACGCCCACTCGGTCCCTCACGTGCTGCGGCGACTCTCGCAACGCCCACGCGGTGAGTGGGCTCTCCACCTCACGCAAGGTGTTGGCGGTCGACCACGTCGTGCTCCGGAACGCGGTGGCTCCCTCACCCAGGCTTGAGAGGGCGCTGGCCTCGGGGGCGGCGACCATTGCCGCGCGGGCTGCCGCCGCGCCGGCCTTTGCGCCCGAGGCAACCGCCGCGAGGCCAGGGACGGAGCCTGCCGCGTCGCCCAGGAGGGTCACAGAACTTTTCCAGAAGTCCGCGTCGAACTCGCCCCTCGTGGCCCCGTCCACCAGAGGCTTCCGGAACTTCGGGTCTGCCAGGTGCGTCGTGAGAGCTGCCAATGACAGGCCGCCGGCCACGAGCATCACGGCCAGACCTGCCGGCGGGCAGGCCAAGGCGATGCCGGCTCCCAGAAGGCCCAGGACCGCCGACGCGTTCGACAAGGCGTCGCCCGGGTCGTCGACGATCTTGTGCCAGATCGAGGACAGCAGGCCCGGTTCCTTCGGGGCCAGGCGGTCCGACGCCGTGTCCAGCGTCTGCGCCACCCGGCGGGCCTCCGTCGCGTGCTCGGTGGCGAGCTCGCGGGCCAGGCGGCGGGCATCGGCCAGGGCCTCGGGGGACTTGGCGGAGGCCGCCTGGGCCTCGTACCGGGCCGCCAGGGCACGGTGGGCCACCAGGGTCTCGTGCCAACCCGTGAGCCGCTTCGCGGCCTCGGCGAGGGAGGTGTGGGCGGAGCCCAGGTAGCGCGGGAGGTCCTGCGAGAGGGAGGCGCGGAAGGCGGTGGCGGCCTCGCCCTGCCAGTCCGAGCTGTGCGAGACCAGCGCCTTCACGACGCGCGAGGCCTCGCCGAGGGAGGCCGCCGACGCGGAGAGTTTCCTGGTCAGGGCCAGGACCGCCGCCGGATCCCCCGGGGCCGGGTCGAAGCCGAGGGTGGCGTGGTCAGTCATGCGTGGCCGCCGCCCGGAGGAAGGCCGCGCGGATGGCCTCCTCCAGCTCCGCGAACTCCGAGGCGCTGCGGTCCACGCCGTCCCGTACGGCCTTGACGCGCTTGGTCAGCTCCCGCGCGCCGAAGGCCCATCTCTTCTGGAAGCCGTCACAGGCCGCGTCCAGGTCCGCCGTGCCGAGCTCGTCGGCCCGTACGTGGTCCAGCGCGCGCCGGGCGTCGCGCAGGGAGACCAGCGAGGAATCCAGCGCACGGGTCAGACGGGTCAGCTGGTCGATGTCCACCTGAAGCGAGGTCATGACGCGAAACCCTGGCAGAGCACGGCTCTGCCAGGGCAATCGGCATCACTCGCCCGAGCGAGCGGGAATCGGTCAGGCCTTGCGGGCCGCGAGGCGCGCCGCGCGGGCGGCCAGGCGCTCGTCGAACTTGCGGGCCTCGGAGTCCAGGCCGTTCATGAAGAGGCCGAGCTCCTCCTGGGCCTTGTGGCCCTCCGGGCCCAGGCCGTCGATGTCCATGATCTTCAGGAAGCGGATCACGGGGCTCAGTACGTCGTCGTGGTGGATCCGCAGGTTGTAGACCCCGCCGATCGCCATCTGCGCGGCCATCCGCTCGAAGCCGGGCATGCCGTGTCCGGGCATCCGGAAGTTGACGACGACGTCCCGTACGGCCTGCATGGTCAGGTCCGGGGCGAGCTCGAAGGCCGCGCCCAGCAGGTTGCGGTAGAAGACCATGTGCAGGTTCTCGTCCTGCGCGATGCGGGCCAGCATCCGGTCGCAGACCGGGTCACCGGACTGGTGGCCGGTGTTGCGGTGCGAGATGCGGGTGGCGAGCTCCTGGAAGGCGACGTACGCCACCGAGTGGAGCATGGAGTGGCGGTTGTCGGACTCGAACCCCTCCGACATGTGCTGCATCCGGAACGCTTCCAGCTTGTCCGGGTCCACGGCGCGCGAGGCCAGCAGGTAGTCGCGCATCACGATGCCGTGGCGGCCCTCCTCGGCCGTCCAGCGGTGCACCCAGGTGCCCCAGGCGCCGTTGCGGCCGAAGAGCGAGGCGATCTCGTGGTGGTAGCTGGGGAGGTTGTCCTCGGTCAGCAGGTTCACGACCAGCGCGATCTTGCCGATGTCGGTGACCTTGGACTGCGCCGGGTCCCAGGCCTCGCCGTCCTCGAAGAATCCCGGGAAGTTCCGGCCGTCGCTCCACGGGACGTACTCGTGGGGCATCCAGTCCTTGGTGACCTTCAGATGGCGGTTGAGCTCCTTTTCGACCACCTCTTCCAGCGCGAACAGCAGCTTGGCGTCCGTCCACGCCTCCGAGCTGCCGAGGTGGGGAGAGGTGATCGTCACGGGTACTCCTGGGTGCAAAGCGAATTACCTACGGTTCCGTAGCCTACGGAGTCGTAGGTTAAGCGCGACATTAAGACCCAGCCAAGCCCCACCCCTGCCTATGTCCGGTTACGTCCGGTTATCTGTGCAGTTTGGGGCGGGTTCGAGCGTGAATCGACGAGCCAAACTCATGCCGGCAGGTGGTCCGCGGCCCCCGCCTTGACGGCGGATACGGGCTCGCGGAGGGCCTCGATCGAGTCGGTGACGCGCGCGGCGGACACCGCCCGAGGCGCTGCAGCCGAGCTACTCGACAGGCCGGCCGGGCGGCGCCCACGGTGCGGGCACCGCCCGCCCCGTCAGTGCCACAGCGTCTCCCGGACCTCCTCGGCCGTGGTGGGCCGCAGGTCGCCGTCCAGCAGCAGCCACCGGGTGATGCCGATCGACTCCAGGAACGGCACGTCGTGGCTGGCCACCACGAGTGCTCCCTCGTACGACTCCAGCGCGTCCGTCAGCTGCCGCACGCTCGCGAGGTCCAGGTTGTTCGTCGGCTCGTCCAGCATGAGCAGCTGCGGAGCGGGCTCCGCCAGCAGCAGCGCCGCCAGCGCCGCGCGGAAGCGCTCGCCGCCGGACAGGGTGCCGGCCGGCCGGTCCGCCCGGGCGCCCCGGAACAGGAAGTGCGCCAGCCGCGCCCGGATCAGGTTGTTCGTGGCCTGCGGGGCGAACCGCGCCACGTTCTCCACCACCGAACGGCTCTCGTCGAGCACGTCCAGCCGCTGCGGCAGGAACCGCGTGGTCACATGGGTGACCGCCGTGCCGGACTCCGGCGCCAGCAGCCCCGCCACCGTCCGCAACAGCGTGGTCTTGCCCGAACCGTTGCGGCCCACCAGTGCGATCCGCTCCGGGCCGCGCAGCTCCCACTCGCCCCGTACGGCTGCCCCGTGGGGCAGGCGCAGGTTGCTCAGGGTCAGTACGCGCCGGCCCGGCGGGACCTGGGTGGCGGGCAGGTGGATCCGGATCGCGTCGTCATCGCGCACCGCCTCCACCGCGTGGTCCAGCCGCTCCTTGGCCTGGGCCAGCTTCTCGGTGTGCATGATGCGGTGCTTGCCCGCCGATTCCTGTGCCGCCCGCTTGCGGGCGCCCATCACGATCTTCGGCTCGCGCTTGGTGTCGTTCATCTTCTGGCCGTAGCGCTTGCGCCGCGCCAATTTGAACTGGGCATCGGCGAGTTCGCGCTTCTGTCGCTGTACGTCGGCCTCCGCGACCCGGACCATCCGCTCGGCCGCCTCCTGTTCGGCGGCGAGCAACTCCTCGTAGTCCGTGAAGTTCCCGCCGTAACAGCGGACTTCGCCGTCGTGCAGATCGGCGATCTGGTCGACCCGCTCCAGCAGCTCCCGGTCGTGGCTGACCAGGACCATCACCCCGGTCCAGGACTCGACCGCCGCGTACAGGCGGCCCCGGGCCCGCAGGTCCAGGTTGTTGGTGGGCTCGTCCAGCAGCAAGACGTCGGGGCGCGCGAGCAGCAGGGCGGCCAGCCGCAGCAGTACGGACTCGCCGCCCGAGAGTTCGCCGACGGTCCGGTCCAGGCCGATGCGGACGAGACCGAGCTGGTCGAGCGTGGCCCGCGCCCGCTCCTCGACGTCCCAGTCGTCGCCCACGGCGGCGAAGTTCGCCTCCGTGGCCTCGCCCGCCTCGATGGCGTGCAGGGCGGCCCGGACGTTGCGGATGCCGAGGGCCTCGTCCACGCGCAGCGCGGTGTCGAGGGTGATGTTCTGGGGGAGGTACCCGACACTGCCCGCGACGGACAACTGGCCCTTGGAAGGGGCCAGTTCACCGGCGATGAGCTTCAGCAGGGTGGACTTCCCGCAGCCGTTGAGCCCGATCAGGCCGGTACGGCCGGGGCCGACGGCGAGCTGGAACCCGTCGAAGACGGACGTTCCGTCGGGCCAGTCGAAGGAGAGCGCGGAGCAGGTGACATAGGCAGGGGCGTGACTCATGGAGGCCTCCAGGTTGCGTGAGTGGTGAATGCAACGCGGGGAGACAGTCGACGCCCGGATGGCGTGTCGCTGTCTCGAACCTCAGATGAGCAATGTCCTGCTCCGTTTCGACGGCAATGGGGCGATCACGAAGCTACGGACGGCCGGAGCCGCCCGCAAACGAATTAAGGGACCGGTGGCTCCGGTGGCTCAGCAGGTGTCGCGCATCAGCTCGGCCAGGCTGTGGTCCATGTCGAGGTAGAGGTGCTCCAGGCCCTCCGGAACCACGGCCCGAGAGCGCTCCAGGAACCGGTGCAGCTCCGCCGTCGCCATGAGCACGATCGCCACGCCCTCGGGTGCGTGGAATTCGATCGTGGTCCGCTCGGCGTCGTACGGGCGCACGCGCACGTCGCCGGAGCCCGACGGGCGGTTCAGTCCGGATTCCAGCAGCTCGCGCGCGAAGGTCCAGGAGACCTCGACGCCCTCCAGCGTGGCCGGGGCGGGGAAGGCCATGCGCACGGCGAACGGATCCGATCGATCGTAACAGAGAGTGACGGGAATGGTCTCGACCTTCGGCGCGGTGGCGACCAGACGGGCCTGTACGGCCTGCTCGATGACAGTGATCAAGGCTCACTCCCTTGCGGCGGATCTGCTGCCGGGCTGTGGGGTGAAACCCGGCAACCCGATAGACGCCGGAATCGGCAAATCCGTGCATGGGAGGTGACGTGAGCTGTGTCACCGATTGGCCGGAACATGCCTGTGTGATCGCACAGAGTGACCATCAGGGAGGCGTGATGACGGGAAGATCAGTCGGAATGACAGGTTCCGGAGAGGTCGCAGAAGGGCTGGTTACCGCTCACTCCACAGGCGCAAAGCATGGCCCGGGTCTCTTTGCGGACGGTGCCGTCCGGACTCGTCACGCTCAGGTCGCCGCGCAGCACGAGCCGGCCGGCCCGGTCGCGTGCGACGGTGGTCGGCCGGTCCGGCTCCTCGGCCGGGCCGTCCGTGAGCCGGTACTGGAGCGCCCCCGAGGGGCAGCGCCGGATCACCTCGGCGACCCGCTCGGGATC from Streptomyces sp. NBC_00190 harbors:
- a CDS encoding (4Fe-4S)-binding protein encodes the protein MPSKEPKAYDGKLVTVTYETGRCLHAAECVRGLPEVFDSGSRPWVQPDGADPERVAEVIRRCPSGALQYRLTDGPAEEPDRPTTVARDRAGRLVLRGDLSVTSPDGTVRKETRAMLCACGVSGNQPFCDLSGTCHSD
- a CDS encoding SsgA family sporulation/cell division regulator, which produces MITVIEQAVQARLVATAPKVETIPVTLCYDRSDPFAVRMAFPAPATLEGVEVSWTFARELLESGLNRPSGSGDVRVRPYDAERTTIEFHAPEGVAIVLMATAELHRFLERSRAVVPEGLEHLYLDMDHSLAELMRDTC
- a CDS encoding acyl-ACP desaturase — encoded protein: MTITSPHLGSSEAWTDAKLLFALEEVVEKELNRHLKVTKDWMPHEYVPWSDGRNFPGFFEDGEAWDPAQSKVTDIGKIALVVNLLTEDNLPSYHHEIASLFGRNGAWGTWVHRWTAEEGRHGIVMRDYLLASRAVDPDKLEAFRMQHMSEGFESDNRHSMLHSVAYVAFQELATRISHRNTGHQSGDPVCDRMLARIAQDENLHMVFYRNLLGAAFELAPDLTMQAVRDVVVNFRMPGHGMPGFERMAAQMAIGGVYNLRIHHDDVLSPVIRFLKIMDIDGLGPEGHKAQEELGLFMNGLDSEARKFDERLAARAARLAARKA
- a CDS encoding WhiB family transcriptional regulator, giving the protein MSMNTTTTTATAWYDLALCAQTGPGFFFPEPGSSLRDAKRLCGACEGRAACLEYALANDERFGVWGGLSESERHALRSRRS
- a CDS encoding ABC-F family ATP-binding cassette domain-containing protein — its product is MSHAPAYVTCSALSFDWPDGTSVFDGFQLAVGPGRTGLIGLNGCGKSTLLKLIAGELAPSKGQLSVAGSVGYLPQNITLDTALRVDEALGIRNVRAALHAIEAGEATEANFAAVGDDWDVEERARATLDQLGLVRIGLDRTVGELSGGESVLLRLAALLLARPDVLLLDEPTNNLDLRARGRLYAAVESWTGVMVLVSHDRELLERVDQIADLHDGEVRCYGGNFTDYEELLAAEQEAAERMVRVAEADVQRQKRELADAQFKLARRKRYGQKMNDTKREPKIVMGARKRAAQESAGKHRIMHTEKLAQAKERLDHAVEAVRDDDAIRIHLPATQVPPGRRVLTLSNLRLPHGAAVRGEWELRGPERIALVGRNGSGKTTLLRTVAGLLAPESGTAVTHVTTRFLPQRLDVLDESRSVVENVARFAPQATNNLIRARLAHFLFRGARADRPAGTLSGGERFRAALAALLLAEPAPQLLMLDEPTNNLDLASVRQLTDALESYEGALVVASHDVPFLESIGITRWLLLDGDLRPTTAEEVRETLWH